One Thermomonas paludicola genomic window, CTGGAGTCGTTGTAGTGGCGGAAAGTCCCCGGAAAATGCGCAACATCGGCCCGAAATCAGCGGCCTGGCTGCGCCAGGTGGGCCTGCGCTCGCTGGAGGACATCACCGCCATCGGCACGGTGGAAGCGTTCATGAAGGTGCGCCGCGCCGGCTTCAAGCCCAGCCTCAATCTGCTGTACTCGCTGGAAGGCGCGCTGCAGGACTGCCACTGGCAGGAAATTCCGGAGGCGCGCCGCAGCGAATTGGTGCAGGCCGCCGACGCCGCCATCGCGCTGCTGCCACCGCCGCGCGGCCGACCTGCGGCGGCGCCGGTGACCACGACCCATCACGAGGTTGCCGATTCCCCCGCCTTCGCGCTGTTCGATGACGAGCGCGACCCGCCGGCGCCAGTCGACTGACCCGAGCGCGGCCAGCGACGGCACGCTACACTAGCCCGGCTTGAGGTGATCCAGCGGCATCCACCGCTGGATTGAAACGGGAAGCCGGTGACGAAGCGCGCATGCGCATCCAGTCCGGCGCTGCCCCCGCAACGGTAAGCGAGACAAGTTCGGCATCGGCC contains:
- a CDS encoding TfoX/Sxy family protein gives rise to the protein MRNIGPKSAAWLRQVGLRSLEDITAIGTVEAFMKVRRAGFKPSLNLLYSLEGALQDCHWQEIPEARRSELVQAADAAIALLPPPRGRPAAAPVTTTHHEVADSPAFALFDDERDPPAPVD